Part of the Terriglobales bacterium genome is shown below.
TGAGCGGCGTCACCGATTTCGGGTTTCCAGGGGTAACGATAAGCGCGTTGACGCCGCGGGCCATCAGGGCTTTTACTTGTTCTGGTTCGCCTTCGCCCAAGCTTGCGACCGGACTGTATACGATCTCTATGCCGAGACCATTTACTCGCCGAGCCTCATCGAAGATTCCTGCCCGCATCTGGTCATAAAAGAAATGAATTTCCTCCGGGATGCACACTCCAATTCGTAGATTGGCACTTCCGACCGAAAGGATGCGGGCCGCGGGATGTGGCGTGTAGGCGAGCTTTTTGGCAATGCGAAGCACCTTCTTTCTGGTGGCTCCGCTGATTCCGGGCCGGTTGTGCAAAGCACGGTCTACCGTGCCAATCGAGACTTTGGCGAGTTCGGCAATTTTGTGAACGCCTGTCCGCTTCATTGGTTTGCCTGATTACTGAGCGATCACATTCAATTTGGTTTCAATCCAATCAACAGAATTGCCGCCGACCATGATTTTGAATGTACCAGGTTCAACGACGCGGTGCATTTCACGGTTCCAAAATGAAAGCTCATCTGGGCCAAGCGTAAACTCAACCGTCTGCGTGCCGCCTGGGGCGAGCGTGATACGGCGAAAGCCGCGTAATTCTTTAATGGGCCGCGTCACCGAACTCACCTCATCGTGGATATAAAGCTGCACAACTTCATCCCCAGGCACCGTGCCGGTATTGGTTACATCAATAGATATTTTGGTCTGACCCTCTGTGCCAATTGATTCCGGCGCTACCTTGAGGTTCGCATATTTGAAGGTCGAATAGCTCAATCCCCAGCCAAAGGGGAAGAGAGGTTGGGTAGTGCTGCCGAGATATTCGCGCTTTGCTGAGGGCTTCTGGTAGTAATAGTCCGGTAACTGTCCTACGGATCGAGGTACCGTTATGGGAAGCCTACCACCGGGATTGTAGTCACCAAAGAGCACGTCAGCGACCGCTGTCCCACCTTCCTGGCCCAGATACCAGCCTTCGAGGATTGCCGGCACATGCTCTGCAATATAGTTAATGGAATTCGGACGGCCATGCTGCAGGAAGACAATTACAGGCTTTCCGGTGGCAAGAATGGTTTTCACTAAATCATCCTGATTGCCGAGCAGGTCGAGGTTATCGCGATCGCCAGGGTGATTCGCCGCCCATGCTTCACGCGATGTCTGTTCATTGCCGCCAAGCGCCAAGATCACTATGTCAGCTTTCTTCGCAACCTTTACCGCGTCCTGGATGCGCTTAGCGTTCTCGGTCGGATCACCTAAAACAACTTTATCGGCATCCCAGTCAGGTTGGGTTTCCGTTATCTTGCAACCTTCAGCGTAAAGTACTTCAGCGGCTGAGCCAATCTTGTCTTTTATGCCCTGAAGAACGCTCACGCCGCGCCCGGGATCGCTGCTATATCCACCGAGATGAACGTCAGCGGCATTAGGGCCAATTATGGCGATGCGCTTGTACTTCGCTTTATTCAAAGGAAGCAAATTATTTTCGTTTTTCAGAAGAATGATTGCTTCATGCGCCGCTTTGAGCGCGAGTTGCTGATGCTCAGCACTGTTGGTGATCTTTTCGGCATCATCGGGATTCACATAAGGGTCATCGAAGAGCCCAGTAAGGAATTTCACGCGCAGCATGCGCACGACGGCGCGGTCCACGGTGGCTTCGGCAACCTTTCCCTGCTTCACTTGATCCATCAGACTGGGGTACGCGCTGGCGAAAGGCAATTCGACATCAACCCCTGACTCCAGGGCCAGCTTGGCCGCGGCTTCATTGGAAGGAACAACGTGGTGAAGGTTCTTCAAGTCGGTGATGCCGAAGTAGTCTGAAACCAGAACTCCATCGAACCCCCATTCGTGGCGCAGGATATCGTCGAGCAGATGCTTGTTACTGTGCGATGGAATGCCGTCAATTTCGTTGTAAGAAGCCATGACGCTTTGCACGTGCCCTTCTTTTACGGCCACCTCGAATGGCTTGAGAAAATATTCGCGGACGACTCGCTCGGAATAATTGCCCGGCGCCACATTGGTGCCACCCTCCGGTTGGCCGTGCACTGCGAAATGTTTGGCGGTAGCGATCACATGCGACTTATCAATGAAGGGTCCGGTTCCCTGAAACCCTTGAATGGCAGCTACGCCGATACGCGATCCAAGATAAGGGTCCTCGCCGTAGGTTTCTTCAGTGCGGCCCCAGCGCGGATCGCGCGCCAGATCGAGCACCGGAGTCAGACATTGTTGTGCGCCGCGCGCCCGAACTTCAGCGGCCGTCGCAGAAAAGACGTCATGAACCAAGTTTGGATCCCAGGTGGATGCCAGCGCGATGGCCTGCGGATAGGA
Proteins encoded:
- a CDS encoding glycoside hydrolase family 3 N-terminal domain-containing protein, translating into MKTKSQIRVAVHRALMGIAGLLILCLTAQAQDLPYRNPNLPVEQRIADLLSRMTLEEKVAQLEGAWEDRRFFNDPQALFTDDKGAFLPERAAVLLKNGLGEMSRPSVNHGPRTMAEFTNTIQKWMKENTRLGIPVLFHEECLHGHAALKGTSYPQAIALASTWDPNLVHDVFSATAAEVRARGAQQCLTPVLDLARDPRWGRTEETYGEDPYLGSRIGVAAIQGFQGTGPFIDKSHVIATAKHFAVHGQPEGGTNVAPGNYSERVVREYFLKPFEVAVKEGHVQSVMASYNEIDGIPSHSNKHLLDDILRHEWGFDGVLVSDYFGITDLKNLHHVVPSNEAAAKLALESGVDVELPFASAYPSLMDQVKQGKVAEATVDRAVVRMLRVKFLTGLFDDPYVNPDDAEKITNSAEHQQLALKAAHEAIILLKNENNLLPLNKAKYKRIAIIGPNAADVHLGGYSSDPGRGVSVLQGIKDKIGSAAEVLYAEGCKITETQPDWDADKVVLGDPTENAKRIQDAVKVAKKADIVILALGGNEQTSREAWAANHPGDRDNLDLLGNQDDLVKTILATGKPVIVFLQHGRPNSINYIAEHVPAILEGWYLGQEGGTAVADVLFGDYNPGGRLPITVPRSVGQLPDYYYQKPSAKREYLGSTTQPLFPFGWGLSYSTFKYANLKVAPESIGTEGQTKISIDVTNTGTVPGDEVVQLYIHDEVSSVTRPIKELRGFRRITLAPGGTQTVEFTLGPDELSFWNREMHRVVEPGTFKIMVGGNSVDWIETKLNVIAQ